TTACCAGGAGCTGCAGCGCAAAACCGATTGGAAGCACCCGAGTACGTCGCGAGTCGGCGCCCGTAACGCCCGCCAGTACACCGGCAAAGGCGACGACACGATCACGCTGTCCGGCTGGATCGCGCCGGAGCTGACCGGCAGCGGGTATTCGCTGGATGCCTTGCGCCTGATGGCCGATACCGGTAAATCGTGGATTCTGATTGCGGGAACCGGGCGCATCCTGGGGTCCTACGTCATCACCGGCATGACCGAGGGCCGCACGGTGCTGGGACAGGACGGCGACGCCGGCAAGATCGAATTCTCCATCACGCTGGAGCGTACCGACGAATCGGTACTTGGCTTGCTGAACACTCTGGGCGACCTGGGCAGCATCAAGAACATGCTCAGTCTGGAGGGCATCAGCAACAGCGCTAGCAACGCGATCAATACCGGCGTATCGACGTTTAATAATGTCGCCAACAGTGTGCGGAGCCTGTTCTGATGAACTACCCGATCCCTGCTTTCAAAATCACGCTGGACGGCCAGGACATTACGGGGAAATTCGCGCCACGCCTGGTCAGTCTCGACCTGACCGAGTGCCGTAGCGACAGCGCCGACGAACTGAGCATTACCCTGTCCGATACGGATGGCCAGCTCGCGATACCAAGCAAGGGCGCCAGGATCAACGTCCAGATCGGCTGGCAGGAAACCGGCTTGGTCGACAAGGGCGTATTTACCGTTGATGAAATCGAGCACAGCGGCGCGCCGGATGTGCTGACCTTGCGGGCCAGGACGGCCAGCCTGATCGATACTTTCCGCCAGCCCGTCGAGCGCAGTTTCCACGACACGACCCTGGGCGCGGTGATTGAGGTGATCGCGTTTCAGCAGGAGCTGAAAGCCGGAATTGCCGAGGCGCTACGGAGCGTAAAGATTGCGCACTTGGACCAGACCCGCGAGAGCGACGCGGCATTCCTGCGCCGGCTTGGGAAGAAATACGATGCTGCCGCGACCGTGAAAAACGACACGCTACTGTTCATGCCGGCGGGCCGTAGCAAGACGGCGTCGGGCCGCGATCTGCCGCTGATCCGCATCACGCGCAACCTGGGCGACAGGCATCGCTACCACAGCGCCGAGCGCGATAGCTACAGCGGCGTGCGCGTGTTCTGGCATGATGACCGGCACGGCCTGCGCCGCAGCGTCGTAGCCGGCACGCCAGGCAACAGCAAGCGGCTGCGCACGACCTATGCCAATGAGGCCGACGCCCGCGCCGCTGCCGTCGCCGAGTGGCAGCGCATCCAGCGCGGCGCCGCAACCTTGGAATTATCACTGGCAATTGGCGACCCGGCGCTGATGCCGCAATCGCCTGTGGAAGTCGTCGGATTCAAAACCGATATCGATAATCAGGACTGGCTGACGGCCAAGGTCCGGCACAGCATCAGCGACGCCGGCTTTACCAGCGTCATCGAACTGGAGACACGCACCGAGGAAGCTGAAGTCGAGCGCGAGGATGAGGTCGACCGAGATCCCGGCATTACCGGCGTGTACGCCAAATGGCGCAACGTCGCCACGAAGAAGACCGGCCAGGAATTCGCACCCTCGACCGGCAAGGGCAAGCATACGGCGCCGGCCGCCGGCGCGACAGCCAGCACAAAGACATTGCAGCATGTCTACGCCAACAAGCAGACCGCCGCACGCGCCGCAAAACTCGAATGGGGAAAGATTCGGGAGCGGCGCGAGATCATCAAAGAAAACAGCGAAGGTCAGTAGTGTCGCTGCTGCTAGGTCAGCAAGAAACAAGGGGAATAGCTTGCAGTATCTCGAAGTCATCTAAAAACACTACCGCATATTTATACAAGTAAGCAATCGGCTGTGCGCTCAGCAAAACTTGCGTGGGTAAAGATTCAGGAACGACTGGAAATAATCTCGGAAAACGCCAGCGAGGGGTGATTTTTTTATCAGCAACCTGTATCATCCCGCTCCCGGTTGTTTTACCGGTCTTCCCCTTGCAACGCAATTTCTTCTTACGTTTCGACTTATCGACGGCAACCCTGAATGAAACGGTCAGGCGGGACAGACGTCGCCTGCTTTTATAGAGGGTCCTTTTTTTTACCGCCGATTTTATTTACTATTTTTCCGCTCGATATCGTGCCGTGATTAGTGCCACCTTGAATTACTTGGGCATTCTTCCCCGTAATCGTATGGACGAGTTGTGCTTGTTTTTCGCGCACGGCAGTGGATGGATCAGTCCCCAAGCCGTCAACCATTCCGAGTACGCTAACTTTCCCTCGGATATCGAGGCATCGATATCCCCGCAGTAATTCGTCTTCATCCGTCGACAGTTCCGCTGATGACACCTTACCCGTCAGCACGTATTGGACATCCACACCCGCTGCCGCGACAAGAGCGAGATAGTCCCAATCGGGGCTTCTTTTGCCAGCTTCGTAATTAATTTGAGAAAGCCGTTGGACCCCGCCAGCCGCCGCCATCGCGTCTTGGCTCAGTTCTAATCTCTTTCTTTCTTCTCGCAGCCTATCGCCAAATGAATTCATTTATTTCCATTTTCTATTTACATGTATACGATTGCATACTAAAATTGAGGCAATCCTAGTCACTACACATCATATCACCATGCAAATATTGCCAAAAGATAGACGTCTTCCCAATGGAACGATTTCCATGCCACGCAACGTGCGCATCACGACCGATGAAATGGTTGAGATCAAGCAGTACGCTGCCAACGAAAAGAAATCACATACCTGGTTCTTGCGCGTCATGGTCTTGCGCGGCCTTGAAAGCTACAAGCGCGAACTAGCCTTTAAATCACAATAATCGATCTCGCATGAGAGTCATCAGCATTCCTTGCCCGCATTGCCGCCACCGCGTGCGCGCTGCTAAAAGCCGCACTATGTCCGAGCTGATGAAAGAGATCACGTACATGTGCCAGAACCCTGATTGCGGTCATAGCTTCGTCGCCAGCCTAGAAGTGCTGCGCACCTTGTCTATGTCGGCAATCCCGAATCCTGATATTCGTATCCATGTTTCCCAACATGTCCGCAACGCTTGTGCCAATCAGTTGGCGCTATTCAAGAATGATTGAGGCACGCATGACTACCTTCTGCATCTTGGCTCCACCGTAATCCTCCGCTAGTTCGTTTCGCCCCTCCCGTTGCACCCTGCAATGCCTGATTTCAGGCATGCGGGATTCGTTCACCCTGAAATAAGGAAATCACTATGCAAAACACCATCACACTACTTTGGCTCGGCCTCGGTTTCACCATCGCCGACCGCGTCCAGGTCGATCAATTGAACGATTGCGTATTCAACGAGTGGCTGCAAATCCCACTGGAAAGCAGGCGCGATCTGGCGCTTGTGGTGACAGATGAAGATGATTTTTCAGCCGCCTTTGCCGGCACCGCAGTTGACGGCTTCCGGTTCATCTTCCTGCAAGACTGCAAGATCGATCCTCTGGTCGCATTTTCTGGCATGAGCTTCAACGACCTCCGTGCAATGCCAACCTGTAATTACACCAATAACAGCCGGGGCAAGCTGGTTCACTACGCCCGCAAGTACGTCTACAAGACGATTTTCAGACAACCTAGATATATCTTCGAACCAGCCGAGGCGCTTTGATCATGGCCGCGCAAACGACTCTCACCATGATAAAGCGCATCACGGTGAATCCAGCAGTAACGCGTCGGCACTCAGATCCGACCGTAGGGATGTACACCACGCAAGAAGTTAATTTCCATTTTCATGACGACAGTCTGCACACGCTGCGTCTTCATCTTGATGCCGGTCTGAACGCGCTGGCTATGGGCGAATTGATTACCAATAAAGAGGTGACAGCATGAAAAAATTGAAAAACATTCTTCTCGACCTGGGCGTGATCACGCTCGGCTGCCTTCTCATGATGGCGGGCCCATTGCTGCAAGCCACCGGCGTCATTGGAGGTTAAACCATGGCGACCCGCTCCCAACAAACGCACCAGGACATTGCGTACACACACCTGACACACGCCTACATCATGCTGGCCGGCGACAAGGAAAGTGTGCGCGCTGGCCGTTGGAATGGCATCCCGCCGCGTGACCGACAGATGCTGGCGCACATGGCCGGCATTGGCAGCAAGAAGGGTGACACCACCTTGCAATCGCTGAACGCCCTGGAGCGCGGCAAGCTGCATTTCGAAGCCCGCCGGCTTATCAAGCAACTTGAAATCGTCCTGCGCTGTGCGCAAGGCGGCGAGTTGCCCAGCCAGTTTCCGGCAGCAGGTCACGAATCGGACGGTATCGCTGCATGAGCTATCGTTTCTATTCCTCCGAGGCCATCACCGGCTTGCCCAAGCGAATGGGCCGCGCCCTGCGCGACCTGTTCGCCCGCGACGGTTACGAAAAGCACGAACACAAGGTCGATGTCATTGATGAGATCTGGTCTGCCGACCATTTCATTTTGCCGCCAGATGCGCCAGATGAGGCGCTGTATCGCGCCGCCGACACTGCTGCCCGCGCCTGTTACCAGTTCTGTGCCGACCTGCAATCACTTGACGCGATTGTGTCAGCCATTCATGAACACTGCGACCGCCACGGCGTTGC
The sequence above is a segment of the Collimonas sp. PA-H2 genome. Coding sequences within it:
- a CDS encoding phage tail protein yields the protein MMMALGMFVFSLPTLAYQELQRKTDWKHPSTSRVGARNARQYTGKGDDTITLSGWIAPELTGSGYSLDALRLMADTGKSWILIAGTGRILGSYVITGMTEGRTVLGQDGDAGKIEFSITLERTDESVLGLLNTLGDLGSIKNMLSLEGISNSASNAINTGVSTFNNVANSVRSLF
- a CDS encoding contractile injection system protein, VgrG/Pvc8 family, coding for MNYPIPAFKITLDGQDITGKFAPRLVSLDLTECRSDSADELSITLSDTDGQLAIPSKGARINVQIGWQETGLVDKGVFTVDEIEHSGAPDVLTLRARTASLIDTFRQPVERSFHDTTLGAVIEVIAFQQELKAGIAEALRSVKIAHLDQTRESDAAFLRRLGKKYDAAATVKNDTLLFMPAGRSKTASGRDLPLIRITRNLGDRHRYHSAERDSYSGVRVFWHDDRHGLRRSVVAGTPGNSKRLRTTYANEADARAAAVAEWQRIQRGAATLELSLAIGDPALMPQSPVEVVGFKTDIDNQDWLTAKVRHSISDAGFTSVIELETRTEEAEVEREDEVDRDPGITGVYAKWRNVATKKTGQEFAPSTGKGKHTAPAAGATASTKTLQHVYANKQTAARAAKLEWGKIRERREIIKENSEGQ
- a CDS encoding helix-turn-helix domain-containing protein: MNSFGDRLREERKRLELSQDAMAAAGGVQRLSQINYEAGKRSPDWDYLALVAAAGVDVQYVLTGKVSSAELSTDEDELLRGYRCLDIRGKVSVLGMVDGLGTDPSTAVREKQAQLVHTITGKNAQVIQGGTNHGTISSGKIVNKIGGKKKDPL
- a CDS encoding ogr/Delta-like zinc finger family protein; amino-acid sequence: MRVISIPCPHCRHRVRAAKSRTMSELMKEITYMCQNPDCGHSFVASLEVLRTLSMSAIPNPDIRIHVSQHVRNACANQLALFKND